One region of Candidatus Paceibacterota bacterium genomic DNA includes:
- a CDS encoding proton-conducting transporter membrane subunit, with product MTPEQSVIAAIVLCMVGAVLTLLFSKSKNVAGWIAFAFTLATALMISASVVQVLASGPGHQAQFPILPQIGLVLRVYVDGLTGMFLLLTALISVPAALYSIVYMRNYEGYSVARYYPYFLLFLAAMYGLVSTTDMMWFFFIFWQMMTLPGYVLIRFEHRNPANVRAANKYLIMMQIACAATMIGAELLAVTGAAASGSASLKYDFDTVSANLPAMLNTRPAATALAFALFLVGFGIKMGMWPFGQFWLPDAHPAAPSPVSAMLSGVMIKTGVYGLMRYFLWLVPTAAQDSYPLAKWGLVVALLGTITLFTGTMQALKQEQSKRLLAFHSIGQIGYILLGTGACISLLPVPGPTAAALAAIGFFGALLHVLNHGLFKALLFLNAGSMLHATNTQDLNKMGGLMKFMPLTAITALVASFSISGVPLFNGFVSKWTIYVAAVQGSASVKYLVVFAVIAILTSALTLASFIKFFGVSFLSRTSVLVADQAGRRPRLEVGWSMQLPQVALALACVLLGVLPAIGFRLVQMALDASSQGYGAMLAEAAPRQVSLGGGVTQLHSAALFAPLVFAVVLGLMFLVARCLSKLGRSSRRAAVPWLCGYAREADCHRYSAHSFYGEIKRYFRWLGGAPRPPGTQPAPKP from the coding sequence ATGACCCCGGAACAATCCGTTATTGCCGCCATCGTCCTTTGCATGGTTGGGGCCGTGCTGACGTTGCTGTTCTCGAAGAGCAAGAACGTCGCGGGTTGGATAGCGTTCGCCTTCACCCTGGCAACCGCGCTGATGATTAGCGCCAGTGTGGTGCAGGTCCTGGCCTCGGGTCCCGGGCATCAGGCGCAATTCCCAATTCTTCCGCAGATTGGCTTGGTGCTGCGGGTATATGTGGATGGCTTGACGGGTATGTTCCTGCTGCTGACGGCGCTGATTTCCGTTCCCGCAGCGCTGTATTCCATCGTCTACATGCGGAACTACGAAGGCTACAGCGTGGCGCGCTATTATCCCTATTTCCTGCTCTTCCTGGCCGCGATGTACGGGCTGGTCAGCACGACCGACATGATGTGGTTCTTCTTCATCTTCTGGCAGATGATGACCCTGCCGGGCTATGTGCTGATCCGCTTCGAGCACAGGAATCCCGCCAATGTCCGCGCGGCCAACAAGTATCTGATCATGATGCAAATCGCCTGCGCCGCGACGATGATCGGCGCCGAGTTGCTGGCAGTGACTGGCGCGGCGGCAAGCGGCAGCGCGAGCCTGAAGTACGACTTCGATACGGTCAGCGCGAACCTGCCGGCGATGCTGAACACCCGACCAGCCGCGACCGCGCTGGCTTTCGCGCTGTTCCTGGTGGGATTTGGCATCAAGATGGGGATGTGGCCGTTTGGGCAGTTTTGGCTGCCGGACGCGCATCCCGCCGCGCCGTCGCCCGTCAGCGCCATGCTCTCCGGAGTGATGATCAAAACGGGCGTCTATGGCCTGATGCGGTATTTCCTCTGGCTCGTGCCGACCGCGGCGCAGGACAGTTATCCGCTCGCGAAGTGGGGCCTGGTAGTTGCGCTGTTGGGCACGATCACATTATTTACCGGCACAATGCAGGCGCTCAAACAGGAGCAGTCCAAACGCCTGCTCGCCTTCCATAGCATTGGGCAAATCGGCTACATCCTGCTCGGCACCGGAGCGTGCATCAGCCTTTTGCCAGTGCCCGGGCCCACAGCCGCCGCACTGGCGGCGATCGGCTTTTTTGGCGCACTGCTCCACGTCCTGAACCACGGGCTGTTCAAGGCACTGCTGTTCCTTAATGCCGGCTCAATGCTCCACGCCACAAACACGCAAGACCTCAACAAGATGGGCGGGCTGATGAAGTTCATGCCGTTGACCGCCATTACCGCCCTGGTGGCATCCTTCTCAATCTCGGGGGTGCCGCTCTTCAACGGCTTCGTCAGCAAGTGGACCATATACGTCGCTGCAGTGCAGGGCAGCGCGTCGGTGAAGTATCTCGTGGTATTCGCCGTCATCGCCATCCTGACCAGCGCACTGACCCTGGCCTCGTTCATCAAGTTCTTCGGGGTGAGTTTCCTTTCGCGAACCAGCGTGCTGGTGGCCGATCAGGCGGGGCGCCGTCCTCGGCTCGAAGTCGGCTGGAGCATGCAGTTGCCCCAAGTCGCCCTCGCCCTGGCGTGCGTCCTGTTGGGAGTCTTGCCAGCTATTGGCTTCCGGCTGGTCCAGATGGCACTGGACGCCAGCAGTCAGGGGTACGGGGCTATGCTGGCGGAAGCGGCTCCGCGGCAAGTCTCCCTGGGGGGCGGGGTAACGCAGCTGCACTCGGCTGCCCTGTTCGCACCGCTGGTGTTCGCGGTGGTGCTGGGGTTGATGTTTTTGGTGGCGCGCTGCCTATCAAAGCTCGGCAGGTCGTCGCGCCGGGCTGCTGTCCCCTGGCTCTGCGGCTACGCCCGGGAGGCCGATTGCCACCGCTATTCCGCCCATAGCTTCTACGGCGAAATCAAACGCTACTTCCGCTGGCTCGGCGGCGCGCCGCGTCCGCCGGGTACGCAACCCGCGCCAAAGCCATGA
- a CDS encoding NADH-quinone oxidoreductase subunit B family protein, which yields MLKNLCQKMFGRSLWVYHANSGGCNGCDIEVLNVLTPYYDVERFGIKLVGSPRHADVMLCQGPAMRSTATALRRAYEAMPAPKLVFAIGSCACGGGIWFDSYPVLGPVEKIVPVNFYIPGCPPRPEAIIYGVAVAVGLVDKKSAPVRFKQLEMPIPRYHRDDLRGSGELVVYEKTEKV from the coding sequence ATGTTAAAGAACCTCTGCCAAAAGATGTTTGGCCGGTCGCTGTGGGTCTATCATGCCAACAGCGGCGGCTGCAATGGCTGCGACATCGAAGTGCTCAACGTCCTCACCCCGTATTACGACGTCGAGCGCTTCGGCATCAAGTTGGTTGGCTCGCCCCGCCATGCCGACGTCATGCTCTGCCAGGGCCCAGCGATGCGATCCACCGCCACAGCCTTGCGGCGCGCCTATGAAGCCATGCCCGCCCCGAAGCTGGTCTTTGCCATCGGCTCCTGTGCCTGCGGTGGGGGCATCTGGTTTGACTCCTACCCCGTACTCGGTCCGGTCGAGAAAATTGTGCCGGTGAACTTCTACATCCCCGGCTGCCCGCCACGCCCCGAAGCCATCATCTACGGAGTGGCGGTCGCGGTTGGGCTGGTGGACAAGAAGAGCGCACCCGTGCGGTTCAAGCAACTGGAGATGCCCATCCCCCGCTATCACCGCGACGACCTGCGCGGATCCGGCGAATTGGTCGTTTACGAGAAGACCGAGAAGGTATAG
- a CDS encoding NADH-quinone oxidoreductase subunit H codes for MNFLCATLGCLSNAVLVLLLAPFFQGVLRKVTAQIQSRQGPPLWQPYFDLLKLLGKEDIESGQTPAMQRFAAYLSLATALALACLVPMGFPAPLNGAGDAILVIYLLTLAGICTLLAGLAAGSTYSLVGISREMMAMIALEPLFAVTIVAGAVHTGSFRLDTVLNGSVYATGGFPWSGLVLLGVMLLSFQAFVQRVPFDISEAETELMEGPLMEYSGPKLALFKYAQMVKLLIYSALFVNLFAPWGSTLSFPLGWLIFWVKVLGLVLLVTLVAATHARYRIDQAIRFFASLLIVALGALVMASYGY; via the coding sequence ATGAACTTCCTGTGCGCCACGCTTGGCTGCCTGAGCAACGCGGTGCTCGTGCTGTTGCTGGCTCCCTTCTTCCAGGGCGTGCTGCGGAAGGTCACAGCGCAAATCCAGTCGCGCCAGGGACCACCCCTTTGGCAACCATACTTCGATCTCCTCAAACTGCTGGGCAAGGAAGACATCGAATCAGGCCAGACGCCGGCCATGCAGCGATTTGCGGCTTACCTGTCGCTGGCCACTGCTCTAGCCCTGGCCTGTCTTGTCCCAATGGGCTTTCCCGCGCCGTTGAACGGCGCGGGGGACGCTATCCTGGTGATTTACCTCCTGACACTTGCGGGCATCTGCACACTGCTCGCGGGTTTGGCGGCGGGGTCCACTTATTCCTTGGTTGGCATCAGCCGTGAGATGATGGCCATGATTGCGCTCGAACCCTTGTTCGCGGTGACCATCGTGGCTGGCGCGGTGCACACAGGGTCGTTCCGGTTGGACACTGTCCTCAACGGCTCGGTATACGCCACTGGCGGCTTTCCGTGGTCAGGCCTGGTCCTGTTGGGAGTCATGCTGCTCTCGTTTCAAGCGTTTGTGCAACGGGTGCCTTTTGATATTTCAGAGGCGGAAACGGAGCTGATGGAAGGGCCGCTCATGGAATACTCCGGACCGAAGCTGGCCCTGTTCAAATACGCACAAATGGTGAAGTTGCTGATCTACAGCGCGTTGTTTGTGAACCTGTTCGCCCCGTGGGGCTCGACCCTGTCATTTCCGCTCGGCTGGCTGATCTTCTGGGTCAAGGTTCTCGGGCTGGTCCTGCTGGTTACGCTCGTGGCGGCGACGCATGCCCGCTACCGGATTGACCAGGCCATTCGCTTCTTCGCATCCCTCCTGATCGTGGCTCTGGGCGCTTTGGTTATGGCCAGCTATGGATACTGA
- a CDS encoding hydrogenase maturation protease, with protein sequence MLDLREQLQHCFQGRVCLIGLGNLEYGDDGFGVRLAEELRAHGNPAHVIVSGTAPERIISRVADEGFDHIIFLDAAEFGGAPGSVILLNSDELAARFPQVSTHKLSLGLLAKRIEANSRSKAWLLGAQPGSVRQGAQLSQALQATLELLLQLLREIHLEAIA encoded by the coding sequence ATGCTCGACCTGCGCGAACAACTCCAGCACTGCTTCCAAGGCCGCGTGTGCCTGATCGGGCTCGGCAACCTCGAGTATGGGGACGACGGCTTCGGGGTACGGCTGGCGGAGGAGTTGAGGGCTCATGGTAATCCAGCTCATGTGATCGTAAGCGGCACCGCTCCCGAACGCATCATTAGCCGGGTGGCGGATGAAGGCTTCGACCACATCATTTTCCTCGACGCCGCGGAGTTCGGCGGCGCGCCGGGTTCAGTGATCCTTCTGAACTCAGACGAGCTAGCCGCCCGGTTCCCGCAGGTTTCCACCCACAAGCTCTCGCTGGGCCTGTTGGCAAAGCGAATCGAGGCGAACAGCAGGAGTAAGGCCTGGCTGTTGGGCGCACAGCCGGGGTCGGTCAGGCAAGGTGCGCAGTTGAGCCAGGCGCTGCAGGCCACACTGGAACTGCTGCTCCAACTCCTGAGGGAGATCCACCTGGAGGCAATAGCATGA
- a CDS encoding 4Fe-4S binding protein, translating into MSLLSKLQETLVCLRAGKVTLPYPAKAQPLPEKFRGRPIFDAAKCIGCAGCANNCPAREILVVDLCQEIRILQYLGRRCTYCGRCADVCPEQAITMSHEFETATNSIGDIRQRLELFMSTCQRCGRCFKEPSPLEQLKLKGYRFDDVQNERWILRSQAYLEGDPVVDDIKIDLD; encoded by the coding sequence ATGTCACTGCTAAGCAAGCTCCAGGAAACGCTCGTCTGCCTAAGGGCGGGAAAGGTGACGCTCCCCTACCCGGCCAAGGCTCAGCCGCTCCCCGAAAAGTTCCGCGGCCGGCCGATCTTCGACGCGGCCAAGTGTATCGGCTGCGCCGGCTGCGCAAACAACTGTCCCGCGCGCGAAATACTGGTGGTGGACCTATGCCAGGAAATCCGCATCCTGCAATACCTCGGCCGCCGTTGCACCTATTGCGGGCGCTGTGCCGATGTCTGCCCGGAGCAGGCCATCACCATGAGCCATGAGTTCGAAACTGCCACCAACAGCATCGGCGACATCCGCCAGCGGCTCGAACTTTTCATGAGCACCTGTCAGCGCTGTGGCCGTTGCTTCAAGGAGCCCTCCCCCCTGGAGCAGTTGAAACTCAAGGGCTACCGCTTCGACGACGTCCAAAACGAACGCTGGATCCTCCGCTCGCAAGCCTACCTGGAGGGCGATCCGGTGGTGGACGACATCAAGATTGATTTGGACTAG
- a CDS encoding FAD/NAD(P)-binding protein codes for MNPPASNLMPPPGATENIYLPKLAVLDRVSDDIPEVKTFYWHFEDPLEQAKFKRFRPGQFAQVSLFGVGEFPASLPPSPTEDETFFTIRTVGSCTAALHQLGPGDRLAVRGPYGNGFPMEDYYGKNLVFVAGGIGLIPLRSCIVYALNHRDKYQRIQIFYGAKTPGELMYVPNLLEWQKSAGVECHLTVDRTSDGWNGNVGVVGSLFKKPGVQVPVDNSIAFVCGPPIMFRFVIKDLLAMGFREKEIVSTLERYMKCGVGKCGHCCIGVAYVCVDGPVFTYEQIKKLGEDI; via the coding sequence ATGAATCCGCCAGCGAGCAACCTGATGCCGCCCCCCGGGGCCACGGAGAATATCTACCTGCCCAAGCTGGCGGTGCTGGACAGGGTGAGCGACGACATCCCTGAAGTGAAGACCTTCTATTGGCACTTCGAGGACCCACTGGAGCAAGCGAAGTTCAAGCGCTTTCGTCCCGGGCAGTTCGCGCAAGTCTCGCTGTTTGGCGTGGGCGAATTTCCGGCCTCGCTGCCACCCAGCCCGACTGAGGATGAGACCTTTTTCACCATTCGCACCGTCGGCAGTTGCACCGCCGCGCTGCACCAGTTAGGGCCAGGTGACCGGCTCGCAGTCCGCGGCCCCTATGGCAACGGATTCCCAATGGAAGATTACTACGGGAAGAACCTCGTTTTTGTCGCCGGGGGCATTGGGCTGATCCCGCTCCGTTCGTGTATCGTTTATGCGCTGAACCACCGCGACAAGTATCAGCGCATTCAGATCTTCTACGGCGCCAAGACACCCGGCGAGCTGATGTATGTGCCCAACCTGCTTGAGTGGCAGAAGTCGGCGGGGGTTGAGTGTCATCTTACGGTGGACCGCACGTCAGACGGCTGGAACGGCAACGTGGGGGTAGTCGGCAGCTTATTCAAGAAGCCTGGCGTGCAGGTGCCAGTGGACAACTCGATTGCCTTCGTCTGCGGCCCGCCCATCATGTTCCGTTTCGTGATCAAGGACCTGCTGGCGATGGGATTCCGGGAGAAGGAGATCGTCTCGACGCTGGAACGATATATGAAGTGCGGGGTCGGCAAGTGCGGGCACTGTTGTATCGGCGTAGCCTACGTGTGCGTGGACGGCCCCGTGTTCACCTACGAGCAGATCAAGAAACTCGGCGAGGACATCTGA
- a CDS encoding NADH-quinone oxidoreductase subunit C — MTSRDRLNQLKEKFGPAIQRADLPGDTRLFVFVEPSSVKAVCHHVFRELDARYVISIGLDDRSCSGNFLVAHDFAFDRDHLLCSVLAYLPADNPKVDSISDVVPGANWAEREFRDLVGIEPLGHPYPKRLVLPDGWPEGVHPLRKDIPWNQVPEGFDEEGEFKFDNPPEGCTVVPFGPFHPTLDEPAHFRLYVEGEMVRGCEYRGFMVHRGIEKLAESVLTYNDIPMMAERICGICGCVHNVAYAQAVETAVALRLPPRAEYIRTIMLEIERLHSHLLWVGLACHIVGFDTLFMQSWRIREPIMWIAEKISGNRKTYALCVIGGVRWDITPDVKVELRQVLNKLETEWQAVVAAVSKDKNIQKRTRGVGIADKVLVKNAGLVGPVARSAGVDIDCRRDHPYAAYDRVDFDVITEIGCDVWSRVVVRMKEVFEAIRIIRQCLEKMEEGPLQVPIKDNLPAGRLGLSSVEAPRGESHHFVITGENNRPHRWRVRAPTYQNLQAVPTMIKDQQLADMTISLGSIDPCFSCTDRLETIDLKAGTTKVWSQEELIKLVRAK, encoded by the coding sequence ATGACCTCTCGCGACCGACTCAACCAGTTAAAGGAGAAGTTTGGCCCAGCCATCCAGCGGGCTGACCTGCCGGGCGACACCCGCCTGTTCGTCTTTGTCGAGCCGTCCTCCGTCAAGGCTGTTTGCCATCACGTGTTCCGCGAACTGGACGCCCGGTACGTCATCAGCATCGGACTGGATGACCGGTCCTGCTCCGGCAATTTCCTCGTCGCACACGACTTCGCCTTCGACCGCGACCATCTGCTCTGCAGCGTGCTGGCATACCTGCCCGCCGACAACCCCAAGGTAGACAGCATCTCTGACGTGGTGCCTGGCGCCAACTGGGCTGAGCGCGAGTTCCGTGACCTCGTCGGCATCGAGCCGTTGGGCCACCCTTACCCGAAGCGGCTTGTGCTCCCTGACGGCTGGCCGGAAGGTGTGCATCCACTGCGCAAGGACATTCCCTGGAACCAGGTGCCCGAAGGTTTCGACGAAGAGGGGGAGTTCAAGTTCGATAATCCCCCGGAAGGCTGCACTGTGGTGCCCTTCGGGCCATTTCACCCCACGCTTGATGAGCCGGCCCATTTCCGGCTCTACGTGGAAGGAGAGATGGTGCGCGGGTGCGAATACCGCGGCTTCATGGTGCATCGCGGCATCGAGAAGCTGGCCGAGTCGGTCCTCACTTATAACGACATCCCCATGATGGCGGAGCGTATCTGCGGCATTTGCGGGTGCGTGCACAACGTCGCCTACGCCCAGGCAGTTGAGACTGCCGTTGCGCTGCGTTTGCCGCCCCGGGCTGAGTACATTCGCACCATCATGCTGGAGATCGAGCGCCTGCACAGCCACCTGCTGTGGGTGGGGCTGGCCTGCCACATCGTTGGCTTCGACACGCTATTCATGCAAAGCTGGCGCATCCGCGAGCCAATCATGTGGATCGCAGAGAAGATCAGTGGCAACCGCAAGACCTACGCCCTGTGCGTCATCGGCGGCGTGCGCTGGGATATCACGCCTGACGTTAAGGTCGAGCTACGCCAGGTGCTGAACAAGCTGGAAACGGAGTGGCAAGCCGTGGTGGCGGCGGTCAGCAAGGATAAGAACATCCAAAAACGCACCCGTGGCGTCGGCATCGCCGACAAGGTCCTTGTGAAAAATGCCGGCCTTGTCGGTCCGGTGGCTCGTTCCGCGGGGGTGGACATTGACTGCCGTCGCGATCATCCCTACGCCGCCTACGACCGCGTGGACTTCGATGTCATCACTGAAATCGGCTGCGATGTCTGGTCGCGAGTAGTGGTCCGCATGAAGGAAGTGTTCGAGGCTATCCGCATCATCCGCCAGTGCCTGGAGAAGATGGAGGAAGGACCGCTTCAGGTGCCGATCAAGGACAATCTGCCGGCGGGGCGATTGGGCTTGTCATCAGTAGAGGCCCCGCGGGGCGAGAGCCACCACTTCGTCATCACCGGCGAGAACAACCGCCCGCACCGCTGGAGGGTGCGCGCCCCGACCTACCAGAACCTCCAGGCGGTCCCGACAATGATCAAGGACCAGCAATTAGCCGACATGACGATCTCGCTCGGGAGCATCGACCCCTGCTTCTCCTGCACTGATCGGCTGGAGACGATTGACCTGAAAGCCGGCACGACTAAGGTGTGGTCGCAGGAAGAACTAATCAAACTGGTGAGGGCAAAATGA
- a CDS encoding SMP-30/gluconolactonase/LRE family protein — translation MKRFILVFLGIACSAQVLAAEGGIIAAGATLQKLAGDFVFTEGPGCDGKGNVYFTDQPNDRILMWSVKGKLSTYRQPCGRANGLSFDQAGNLWACADEKNELWMIDPSGKTTVVVKDYQGKLLNGPNDVWCTPRGGLYFTDPCYVRSYWKRGPKELAERVYYLAPDHKTLTPVIDDLKQPNGIIGTPDGSVLYVSDLGARKTYRYRIQPGGGLKDRELFCELGSDGMTIDNQGNVYLTGKGVSVFDPAGKKIEQIDVPEPWTANVCFGGKNRRMLFITASKSVYGLQMAVHGVDSQ, via the coding sequence GTGAAACGCTTCATTTTAGTTTTCCTGGGCATTGCATGCTCGGCGCAAGTCCTGGCGGCGGAGGGCGGGATCATCGCCGCCGGCGCGACACTGCAGAAGCTGGCAGGCGATTTTGTCTTCACCGAAGGGCCGGGCTGTGACGGCAAGGGCAATGTGTACTTCACCGATCAGCCGAACGACCGCATCCTCATGTGGAGCGTGAAGGGTAAGCTGAGCACTTACCGGCAGCCGTGCGGGCGGGCGAACGGCCTTTCGTTTGATCAAGCGGGTAATCTCTGGGCCTGTGCTGATGAGAAGAACGAGCTGTGGATGATTGACCCGTCGGGGAAGACGACTGTGGTCGTCAAGGATTACCAGGGCAAGCTGCTCAACGGCCCGAACGATGTTTGGTGCACACCGCGCGGCGGATTGTACTTCACCGACCCTTGCTACGTGCGGTCGTATTGGAAACGAGGTCCCAAGGAGCTGGCTGAGCGCGTGTATTATCTAGCTCCAGACCACAAGACGTTGACGCCGGTGATTGATGACCTGAAGCAGCCCAACGGCATCATCGGCACGCCGGATGGCAGCGTGCTCTACGTGTCGGACCTCGGCGCGCGCAAGACCTATCGCTACCGCATCCAGCCGGGTGGTGGGCTCAAAGACAGAGAACTCTTCTGTGAGCTGGGGTCAGATGGGATGACAATCGACAACCAGGGCAATGTCTATCTCACCGGCAAAGGCGTGTCGGTCTTTGATCCGGCAGGGAAGAAGATCGAGCAGATTGATGTGCCGGAACCGTGGACCGCAAATGTGTGTTTTGGCGGCAAGAACCGGCGCATGCTCTTCATCACTGCCAGCAAGAGCGTTTATGGACTACAAATGGCGGTCCATGGGGTGGACAGCCAATAG
- a CDS encoding serine/threonine protein kinase: MTAGRTGSRATALARLVMRVPRVLSKHLWAVPLLGALVFSLVALWVINRVEKTTRAELAARLETVLQADINALRLWFTERQYDAKSFASDLRIQAAIAELAARQNDSQTTALDLADSAPARTLQLYLQPLLEAQGYLAYVVVSPDKKVLAATQPQMVGTTTPRPYDLFLNKALNGQLAVSRPFARQVHTNELFEGATMFVAAPVKSTNDTVIAVLSLRIRPEREFSSIFSVAQMGETGEAYAFDRTGLMLTTTRVDPELKVLGLIPPGRENTAILNLKLLDPEEELRAGDPPAKPRDQLRLTRMAASATMGSSDCDVHGYRNYRGRKVVGAWAWLFDYGMGVAAEQSVEEAFQTLRVLRRAFLLLSGLLIASGGAIFGFTLLVERLKASARKSALAARRLGEYVLVQEIGRGANGMVYRARHSLLRRPVAIKLLSPELTNEANTARFEHEVQMTSQLTHPNTVAIYDYGRTPEGLFYFAMEYLGGIDLDQLVRQFGPQPEGRVIHILRQVCGSLSEAHRIGLIHRDVKPANISLTRRGGVCDLVKVLDFGLVKAVRPGPGDAHSSDAVVGTPHFMSPEAVEKPETVDKQSDLYSLGAVGYWLLTGSTLFVRDTVEGLLARQVKETPPHPADRLGKPVSPDLAELLLRCLAKQPGERPPSAEALEQALAACASAGSWTLLNAEEWWREHMAAVETLPVSTMAEKTLVIAPRP; this comes from the coding sequence GTGACTGCCGGCCGAACAGGTTCCCGCGCAACCGCCCTTGCCCGGTTGGTGATGAGGGTGCCGCGGGTGCTCTCGAAGCATCTGTGGGCCGTGCCGCTATTGGGCGCGCTGGTCTTCAGCCTCGTCGCCCTGTGGGTAATCAACCGGGTGGAGAAAACGACCCGCGCGGAGCTGGCCGCCCGGCTGGAGACCGTGTTGCAGGCTGACATCAACGCCCTGCGCCTCTGGTTCACCGAGCGGCAGTACGACGCCAAGTCCTTTGCCTCGGACCTGCGCATCCAAGCGGCCATTGCCGAGCTTGCCGCCCGGCAGAACGACTCCCAAACCACCGCTCTAGACCTGGCTGATTCCGCCCCCGCCCGCACCCTGCAGCTTTACCTCCAACCCCTCCTCGAAGCTCAAGGCTACCTCGCCTACGTCGTTGTCTCCCCCGACAAGAAGGTCCTGGCCGCGACCCAGCCCCAAATGGTGGGGACCACGACGCCCCGCCCCTACGACCTTTTCCTCAACAAGGCACTCAACGGCCAACTAGCCGTATCCCGGCCCTTCGCGCGCCAGGTGCACACAAACGAGCTGTTCGAAGGCGCCACCATGTTCGTCGCCGCCCCCGTGAAGTCCACCAACGACACCGTCATTGCCGTCCTGAGTCTTCGCATCAGGCCCGAGCGGGAGTTCTCCAGCATCTTCTCGGTTGCCCAAATGGGCGAGACGGGCGAAGCCTACGCCTTTGACCGCACCGGCCTCATGCTGACAACCACCCGGGTTGACCCGGAACTCAAGGTGCTCGGCCTCATTCCCCCGGGCCGCGAGAATACCGCCATCCTCAACCTCAAGCTGCTCGATCCCGAGGAGGAACTGCGCGCCGGCGACCCGCCCGCCAAACCGCGCGACCAGCTTCGCCTCACCCGCATGGCCGCCTCCGCCACCATGGGCAGCAGTGACTGCGACGTGCACGGTTACCGCAACTACCGCGGCCGAAAGGTCGTCGGGGCCTGGGCCTGGCTGTTTGACTACGGCATGGGCGTCGCCGCCGAGCAATCCGTCGAGGAAGCCTTCCAAACCCTCCGCGTGCTGCGCCGCGCCTTCTTGCTGCTCTCCGGGCTGCTCATCGCCAGCGGCGGAGCCATCTTCGGTTTCACGCTCCTCGTCGAACGGCTTAAGGCTTCCGCCCGCAAAAGCGCCCTTGCCGCCCGCCGGCTCGGCGAATACGTCCTCGTCCAGGAGATTGGCCGCGGCGCCAACGGCATGGTTTACCGCGCCCGTCATTCCCTGCTCCGCCGGCCAGTGGCCATTAAGCTCCTCAGCCCCGAACTGACCAACGAAGCCAACACTGCCCGCTTCGAACACGAGGTCCAGATGACCAGCCAGCTTACCCACCCCAACACCGTCGCCATCTACGACTACGGGCGCACGCCCGAGGGGTTGTTCTACTTCGCCATGGAATACCTCGGCGGCATTGACCTCGACCAGCTCGTGCGCCAGTTCGGCCCTCAGCCCGAAGGCCGCGTCATCCACATCCTGCGCCAAGTCTGCGGCTCGCTCTCGGAAGCCCATCGCATCGGCCTGATTCACCGCGACGTCAAACCCGCCAACATCAGCCTCACCCGCCGCGGCGGCGTCTGCGACCTGGTCAAAGTCCTCGACTTCGGCCTCGTCAAGGCCGTCCGCCCGGGACCGGGTGATGCGCATAGCTCGGACGCCGTCGTCGGCACGCCGCACTTCATGTCGCCAGAGGCCGTTGAGAAGCCCGAAACCGTTGACAAACAAAGCGACCTCTACTCGCTCGGTGCTGTCGGCTACTGGTTGTTGACCGGCAGCACGCTATTCGTCCGCGATACCGTCGAAGGACTGCTCGCCCGTCAGGTCAAGGAAACCCCGCCACACCCCGCCGACCGCCTCGGCAAACCCGTCTCGCCCGACCTGGCCGAACTTCTCCTGCGCTGCCTCGCCAAGCAACCCGGGGAGCGCCCCCCCAGTGCCGAAGCCCTGGAACAGGCACTGGCGGCCTGCGCTTCCGCCGGGTCCTGGACCCTGCTGAACGCCGAGGAATGGTGGCGCGAGCATATGGCCGCCGTGGAAACCCTGCCCGTGTCCACCATGGCCGAGAAGACCCTCGTCATCGCCCCGCGCCCGTAG